A DNA window from Bacillus andreraoultii contains the following coding sequences:
- a CDS encoding Vat family streptogramin A O-acetyltransferase: MSANNFPGPNPQTPFPLEGNKNVQFIKPTITRKNVSVGDYSYYDSKHGESFEEQVLYHYEVIGDELIIGKFCSIGPGTTFIMNGANHQMDGSTYPFHLFGSGWDMYVPTLDDLPIKGDTEVGNDVWIGRDVTIMPGVKIGDGAIIAAQSVVTKNVAPYTVVGGNPAIVIKKRYSDKVIEDWLTIKWWDWDSKKISDNLEFIIGGHIDKLKKNN; this comes from the coding sequence ATGTCTGCTAATAATTTTCCTGGACCAAATCCACAAACTCCATTTCCATTAGAAGGAAATAAAAATGTTCAATTTATTAAGCCAACTATAACAAGAAAAAATGTTTCTGTTGGGGATTATTCGTACTACGATAGTAAACATGGAGAGTCATTTGAAGAACAAGTTCTATATCACTATGAAGTAATAGGTGATGAACTGATTATAGGAAAGTTTTGTTCGATAGGTCCAGGAACAACCTTTATTATGAATGGAGCGAACCATCAAATGGATGGCTCTACTTATCCATTCCATTTGTTTGGCAGTGGGTGGGATATGTATGTACCTACCTTAGACGACCTGCCGATTAAAGGAGATACTGAAGTCGGAAATGATGTATGGATAGGAAGAGATGTAACAATTATGCCTGGAGTCAAAATTGGAGATGGAGCAATAATTGCTGCACAATCAGTTGTTACAAAAAATGTAGCCCCCTATACAGTTGTTGGAGGAAATCCTGCGATAGTTATAAAAAAACGTTATTCAGATAAAGTAATAGAGGATTGGCTAACAATAAAGTGGTGGGATTGGGATTCTAAGAAAATTAGTGATAATCTCGAGTTCATAATAGGTGGACATATAGATAAATTGAAAAAGAACAATTAA